One Euzebyales bacterium genomic window carries:
- a CDS encoding acetolactate synthase large subunit, translating to MQMTGAQAVIATLEAEGVDVIFGHPGGAILPAYDPLLDSSMRHVLARHEQGAGHMAEGFAHATGRVGVVMATSGPGGTNLVTALADAHMDSVPIVAITGQVARPAVGGDAFQEADITGITMPVTKHNELVADPARIAGAIKEAFHIASTGRPGPVLVDLPKDVLVETFDYRYPDQLSLPGYRPTVRGHSRMVREAAREILAARRPVIYAGGGLIRAEAHDELRALAELLRLPVVTTLMARGVFPDDHPQHLGMPGMHGHWTAITALQRADLLIALGTRFDDRVTGDLSSFAPDARVIHVDIDPAEIGKNREPDVPIVGDAGVVVSQMTEAVKRLQADGAEAAVLDEWWRQLDAWRTDHPLRWDQQPDGPLKPQTVIQAIGRKLDGGGIVVSGVGQHQMWASQLIRYRTPRTWINSGGLGTMGFCVPAAIGAKVGRPEVPVVAIDGDGSFQMTLQELATASTERIPVIFCVINNGVLGMVRQWQELFYEQRYSQIDLGAEVPDLVKLADAMGCVGYRCERAEDVDQTLDKAFAVGDAPVLVDFRVDPTEKVFPFVPAGGSNDDVIESLEEWHRRQDLPKGGAGEPGGAGLPMVPPS from the coding sequence ATGCAGATGACCGGTGCACAGGCAGTGATCGCGACCTTGGAGGCCGAAGGCGTGGACGTCATCTTCGGCCATCCCGGAGGTGCGATCCTGCCGGCGTACGACCCGTTGCTCGACTCGTCGATGCGTCACGTGCTGGCGCGTCACGAGCAGGGCGCGGGGCACATGGCCGAGGGGTTCGCCCACGCGACCGGACGGGTCGGTGTCGTCATGGCGACGTCGGGTCCGGGCGGGACCAACCTGGTCACCGCGCTGGCCGACGCGCACATGGACTCGGTCCCGATCGTCGCGATCACGGGCCAGGTCGCACGCCCGGCGGTCGGTGGCGACGCGTTCCAGGAGGCTGACATCACAGGCATCACCATGCCGGTGACCAAGCACAACGAACTCGTCGCTGACCCGGCCCGCATCGCCGGGGCGATCAAGGAGGCGTTCCACATCGCCTCGACCGGTCGGCCCGGCCCGGTGCTGGTCGACCTTCCCAAGGACGTGCTCGTCGAGACCTTCGACTACCGCTATCCCGATCAGCTCAGCCTGCCGGGCTACCGCCCGACCGTCCGCGGACACAGCAGGATGGTCCGTGAGGCCGCGCGGGAGATCCTCGCCGCACGGCGCCCCGTCATCTACGCCGGCGGCGGCCTGATCAGGGCCGAGGCCCACGACGAGCTGCGCGCGCTCGCGGAACTGCTGCGGCTGCCGGTCGTGACGACGCTCATGGCTCGCGGCGTGTTCCCGGACGACCACCCGCAGCACCTCGGCATGCCCGGCATGCACGGGCACTGGACCGCCATCACCGCGCTGCAGCGCGCAGATCTGCTGATCGCCCTGGGCACCCGGTTCGACGACCGCGTGACCGGCGACCTGTCGAGCTTCGCGCCGGACGCGCGGGTGATCCACGTCGACATCGATCCGGCGGAGATCGGCAAGAACCGCGAGCCCGACGTGCCGATCGTCGGTGACGCGGGCGTGGTCGTCAGCCAGATGACCGAGGCGGTCAAGCGCCTGCAGGCCGATGGCGCCGAGGCCGCCGTCCTCGACGAGTGGTGGCGGCAGCTCGACGCCTGGCGCACCGACCATCCGCTCCGGTGGGACCAGCAGCCCGACGGGCCGCTCAAGCCGCAGACGGTCATCCAGGCGATTGGCCGAAAGCTGGACGGCGGCGGCATCGTGGTGAGCGGTGTCGGCCAGCACCAGATGTGGGCCAGCCAGCTGATCCGCTACCGCACGCCCCGCACCTGGATCAACTCCGGCGGACTGGGGACCATGGGGTTCTGCGTCCCCGCCGCCATCGGCGCGAAGGTCGGCCGGCCCGAGGTCCCCGTCGTCGCGATCGACGGTGACGGCAGCTTCCAGATGACCCTGCAGGAGCTCGCGACGGCGAGCACCGAACGGATCCCGGTCATCTTCTGCGTCATCAACAACGGGGTGCTGGGCATGGTCCGCCAGTGGCAGGAGCTGTTCTACGAGCAGCGCTACTCGCAGATCGATCTCGGTGCCGAGGTCCCCGACCTCGTCAAGCTCGCCGACGCCATGGGCTGTGTGGGCTACCGCTGCGAGCGCGCGGAGGACGTCGACCAGACGCTGGACAAGGCGTTCGCCGTCGGGGACGCACCTGTGCTGGTCGACTTCCGCGTCGACCCGACCGAGAAGGTCTTCCCGTTCGTGCCGGCCGGTGGCAGCAACGACGACGTGATCGAGTCGCTCGAGGAGTGGCATCGGCGTCAGGACCTGCCCAAGGGCGGCGCCGGCGAACCCGGTGGCGCAGGCCTGCCGATGGTCCCGCCCTCATAG
- a CDS encoding response regulator transcription factor — protein sequence MVTFAAPVIDPPATGRAVIRIVIAEDHGVVADGIATMLSFEDDMQVQAIVTSGEQLVEVVLAQRPDLALVDVNLIGMDGLTAVRQILEHDVPTRMMALTMFIDHDTVTRAVAAGVAGYLPKNVRRRELIQAVRAVAAGKGFLHPDVTRPFLERVGPLAIHAGIEPLTHREQEVLEVMATGGTTRDIADALCISEETVKSHLSRIYAKLKADDRVQAVVTAMRHGLVR from the coding sequence GTGGTGACGTTCGCCGCCCCGGTCATCGATCCGCCCGCGACCGGCAGAGCGGTCATCCGCATCGTCATCGCCGAGGATCACGGCGTGGTCGCGGACGGGATCGCCACCATGCTGTCGTTCGAGGACGACATGCAGGTCCAGGCCATCGTCACGTCGGGTGAGCAGTTGGTCGAGGTCGTGCTGGCCCAGCGGCCGGACCTCGCACTCGTGGACGTGAACCTGATCGGCATGGACGGGCTGACCGCGGTACGCCAGATCCTCGAGCACGACGTCCCGACGCGGATGATGGCGCTGACGATGTTCATCGACCACGACACCGTCACACGCGCCGTGGCGGCCGGCGTCGCCGGGTACCTGCCGAAGAACGTGCGCCGCAGGGAGCTCATCCAGGCGGTGCGCGCGGTGGCGGCGGGCAAGGGCTTCCTGCACCCTGACGTGACACGGCCGTTCCTGGAACGCGTCGGTCCGCTGGCGATCCACGCCGGCATCGAGCCGCTGACGCACCGCGAGCAGGAGGTGCTCGAGGTCATGGCGACCGGCGGCACGACGCGTGACATCGCCGATGCGCTGTGCATCAGCGAGGAGACGGTCAAGAGCCACCTCTCGCGCATCTACGCGAAGCTGAAGGCGGACGACCGCGTGCAGGCTGTGGTGACCGCGATGCGCCACGGCCTGGTGCGCTGA
- a CDS encoding ATP-binding protein: MLSRVVAGVLLAACVAVVAFEPPSSDVLLSGLLWVPLFAAATMTRISLLPQLEVTATLSSIVIVAAALLLPASAVVLFALVGLLSREELNGRATLAMALFNRSQMALAGALVAWAVTPLVDDGAAWRLIVAAALGFVVFEVSNDLFIALMLTVRRGLSPRTALAGTVNPMPKFALNAAVSAPLSLLLAVLVRDVGFWSVVLLAAPLWLSHRAQQSAREAQDRAEELAVRVHELEMLNLLSTDLLRIRTHDTVEPTAEAVLRATGRHTVRVDRSGEATGATVVPIAGSEPAVIAVSESVDGPTRAGLEAAASLIGLTWSRLDLERELAETERARTALTGRILEEGTRERSRIAMSVHDDVLPLFAAAQMQIDNVGMLIEMGQLDRASVIIEKATTGVSDGICTLRDTLEDLRRSTLVPGTLADGLRKLIADLQARTGIRASVVAPSNLPDLPFAVELLTYETVRGCLANVEKHAEATKVQVEFQLDEGRLVVLMQDDGRGFDATRVGTRSHGLALMRQRAELARGSFDISGVHGAGTTVRLEVPTW; encoded by the coding sequence ATGTTGTCGCGGGTGGTCGCCGGTGTCCTGCTCGCCGCGTGCGTGGCAGTGGTCGCGTTCGAGCCACCCAGCTCCGACGTGCTGCTCTCAGGCCTGTTGTGGGTACCGCTGTTCGCAGCGGCCACGATGACGCGCATCAGCCTCCTGCCGCAGCTCGAGGTGACCGCCACGCTCTCGTCCATCGTCATCGTCGCGGCCGCCCTACTGCTGCCCGCGAGTGCTGTCGTGCTGTTCGCACTGGTCGGCCTGTTGAGCCGTGAGGAGCTCAACGGTCGGGCGACGCTGGCGATGGCCCTGTTCAACCGGTCTCAGATGGCGCTCGCAGGGGCCCTTGTCGCGTGGGCGGTCACGCCACTGGTCGACGACGGTGCCGCGTGGCGTCTCATCGTTGCGGCGGCCCTTGGCTTCGTGGTCTTCGAGGTCTCCAACGACCTGTTCATCGCGCTCATGCTGACGGTGAGACGCGGTCTGTCCCCGCGCACGGCGTTGGCCGGCACCGTCAATCCCATGCCGAAGTTCGCCCTGAACGCGGCGGTTTCCGCGCCGTTGTCGCTGCTGCTTGCTGTGCTGGTGCGCGATGTGGGGTTCTGGTCGGTCGTCCTGCTGGCGGCGCCACTGTGGCTCAGCCACCGCGCGCAGCAGTCGGCACGGGAGGCACAGGACCGCGCCGAGGAGCTGGCGGTGCGTGTGCACGAGCTGGAGATGCTCAACCTGCTGAGCACCGATCTGCTCAGGATCCGCACGCACGACACGGTCGAACCCACCGCCGAGGCGGTGCTGCGGGCGACCGGCCGGCATACGGTGCGCGTCGACCGCTCCGGTGAGGCAACCGGTGCGACGGTCGTCCCGATCGCTGGTTCGGAACCGGCGGTCATCGCGGTCTCCGAGTCCGTCGACGGGCCGACGCGGGCGGGGCTGGAGGCTGCGGCCTCGCTGATCGGCCTGACGTGGAGTCGGCTCGACCTCGAACGTGAGCTGGCGGAGACCGAGCGTGCGCGGACGGCGCTGACGGGCCGGATCCTCGAAGAGGGCACGCGGGAGCGCAGCCGCATCGCGATGTCGGTGCACGACGATGTCCTGCCGCTGTTCGCCGCGGCGCAGATGCAGATCGACAACGTCGGCATGCTCATCGAGATGGGTCAGCTGGATCGCGCCAGCGTCATCATCGAGAAGGCGACGACCGGCGTCAGCGACGGGATCTGCACGCTGCGTGACACGCTCGAGGATCTGCGCCGCAGCACGCTGGTGCCCGGGACCCTGGCCGACGGGCTGCGCAAGCTGATCGCCGACCTGCAGGCGCGCACGGGCATCCGTGCCAGCGTGGTGGCACCGTCGAACCTGCCCGATCTGCCCTTCGCCGTCGAGCTGCTGACATACGAGACCGTGCGCGGCTGCCTGGCGAACGTCGAGAAGCACGCCGAGGCGACCAAGGTGCAGGTCGAGTTCCAGCTCGACGAGGGTAGGCTGGTGGTACTCATGCAGGACGACGGTCGGGGCTTTGACGCGACGCGGGTCGGGACGCGTAGTCACGGGCTCGCGCTGATGCGGCAACGCGCCGAGCTCGCGCGGGGCAGCTTCGACATCTCCGGTGTACATGGAGCCGGCACGACCGTGCGTCTCGAGGTGCCGACGTGGTGA
- the dxs gene encoding 1-deoxy-D-xylulose-5-phosphate synthase: MLLETIRTPHDLRGLDAGQLEQLATEIRDFIVDAVSRTGGHLGSNLGAVELTLAVHRVFDSPHDVVLWDTGHQAYVHKIVTGRQSGFDALKQGGGLSGYPSRSESEHDWVSNSHASTILSYAHGMATSFALRGVDRRVVAVIGDGALTGGMAFEALNNLGHSGRRVIIVLNDNGRSYAPTISRLGEHLARLRLNPSYVHARRVLDDRLRAIAGGDLAVQGINSIGAALREVFEPHAFFEALDVRYTGPIDGHDIARVEQALRHAATFDGPIVVHVRTQKGRGYAPAETDVEKRLHDVSAFDPTTGKSASRGSGPTYTQVFSDAMVDLAERHDNLVALTAAMPGSTGLLPLAGRHPERVIDVGIAEQHAVTAAAGMAMTGLRPVFAVYSTFLSRAFDQMNLDVGLHGQPVVFALDRAGITGPDGPSHHGVLDLALSLRVPGMTVFAPSSAGELRQMLADAVTLDGPALVRFPKGTAPEVPDDQVGRGLMARRIRGGTDVCFLAVGKMVPAATGAADQLAADGVSATVWDVRVVKPADPAMLDDAARHDLVVTVEDGVRHGGAGSYLAGMLADRDASGTVPRLLHLGTPDAYVDHGSAGQIHTDLGLDATGITAATRKRLGAGDSD; the protein is encoded by the coding sequence ATGCTGTTGGAGACCATCCGCACGCCACATGACCTGCGCGGGCTCGACGCCGGTCAACTGGAGCAGTTGGCGACCGAGATCCGCGACTTCATCGTCGACGCGGTGTCGCGCACGGGCGGTCACCTGGGATCCAACCTCGGCGCGGTCGAACTGACCTTGGCCGTCCACCGGGTGTTCGACTCCCCCCACGACGTCGTGTTGTGGGATACGGGCCACCAGGCGTATGTCCACAAGATCGTGACGGGCCGGCAGTCGGGCTTCGACGCCCTGAAGCAGGGCGGCGGGCTGTCGGGCTATCCATCGCGCAGCGAGTCCGAGCATGACTGGGTGAGCAACAGCCATGCATCGACGATCCTGAGCTACGCACACGGCATGGCGACCAGCTTCGCGCTGCGCGGCGTCGATCGGCGCGTCGTCGCCGTCATCGGCGATGGAGCCCTGACGGGTGGCATGGCGTTCGAAGCGCTCAACAACCTGGGCCACAGCGGCCGGCGCGTGATCATCGTGCTCAACGACAACGGCCGGTCCTACGCGCCGACCATCTCGCGGCTGGGTGAACATCTGGCACGGCTGCGGCTGAACCCGTCGTACGTGCACGCCCGCCGGGTGCTCGACGACCGTCTGCGCGCGATCGCGGGCGGTGACCTGGCGGTGCAGGGCATCAACAGCATCGGTGCCGCGCTGCGGGAGGTCTTCGAGCCGCACGCGTTCTTCGAGGCCCTCGACGTCCGCTACACCGGGCCGATCGACGGGCACGACATCGCACGGGTCGAGCAGGCGCTACGCCATGCCGCGACGTTCGACGGCCCGATCGTCGTGCACGTCCGCACGCAGAAGGGCCGCGGCTACGCACCGGCCGAGACCGATGTCGAGAAGCGCCTGCACGACGTCTCTGCCTTCGATCCGACCACCGGCAAGAGCGCCAGTCGCGGCAGTGGTCCGACCTACACGCAGGTGTTCTCCGACGCGATGGTCGATCTCGCGGAGCGTCACGACAACCTCGTCGCGCTCACCGCCGCCATGCCCGGCTCAACCGGTCTGCTGCCGCTGGCCGGCCGCCACCCCGAGCGGGTGATCGACGTGGGCATCGCCGAGCAGCACGCGGTCACCGCGGCCGCCGGCATGGCGATGACGGGGCTGCGTCCCGTGTTCGCCGTGTACTCGACGTTCCTGTCACGCGCGTTCGACCAGATGAACCTGGATGTCGGCCTCCACGGTCAACCCGTCGTGTTCGCCCTCGACCGGGCCGGCATCACCGGACCGGACGGCCCGTCGCACCACGGCGTGCTCGACCTCGCGCTCAGCCTGCGCGTACCGGGCATGACGGTGTTCGCGCCCTCGTCGGCGGGTGAGCTGCGACAGATGCTGGCCGACGCCGTGACGCTCGACGGACCCGCGCTGGTGCGGTTCCCCAAGGGCACGGCGCCGGAGGTGCCCGACGATCAGGTCGGGCGGGGCCTCATGGCACGCCGCATCCGCGGCGGCACGGACGTGTGCTTCCTCGCGGTCGGCAAGATGGTGCCCGCAGCGACGGGGGCCGCCGACCAACTGGCCGCCGACGGCGTGTCGGCCACCGTGTGGGACGTGCGTGTGGTCAAGCCGGCGGACCCGGCGATGCTCGACGACGCCGCGCGCCACGACCTCGTGGTGACCGTCGAGGACGGCGTGCGTCATGGCGGCGCCGGGTCGTACCTGGCCGGCATGCTGGCCGACCGCGACGCCTCCGGCACGGTGCCCCGCCTGCTGCACCTCGGCACCCCGGATGCCTACGTCGATCACGGCAGCGCCGGCCAGATCCACACGGACCTGGGCCTGGACGCCACCGGCATCACCGCGGCCACACGCAAACGCCTGGGCGCGGGCGACAGCGACTGA
- a CDS encoding phytoene/squalene synthase family protein: protein MTARVDGVGGERPGSGGGPGYHHPPPSTEIVADGAPAGSPVDLDASYELCRRLNAAHGRTYYFATRFLPRDRRHHVHALYGFARYADDLVDHFDLGWSAMQRRAALEQWSDGFLASLAVGHSDDPVLKAVIATVTELGIDHDDLRAFLRSMAMDLTVTRYETYDDLYTYVHGSAAVIGAMMLPVLGARHPDARDRAMDLGIAFQLTNFLRDVAEDWDRGRIYLPLEDLDRFGVTEEHFERREVTPQLRRLLAFESDRTRTLYRRAEQGWGMLEPRSQACIRIAHRLYGEILDRIEAADWQVFSRRASVPMTRKLAVAAREVVRRPRPVPPTA, encoded by the coding sequence GTGACGGCGCGGGTCGACGGCGTCGGCGGTGAGCGGCCGGGCAGCGGTGGCGGGCCGGGCTACCACCACCCTCCCCCGTCGACGGAGATCGTCGCGGACGGCGCGCCGGCCGGGAGCCCGGTTGATCTGGACGCCAGCTACGAGCTGTGTCGGCGACTGAACGCCGCGCACGGTCGCACGTACTACTTCGCCACGCGGTTCCTGCCACGCGATCGCCGTCACCACGTCCACGCGCTGTACGGCTTCGCCCGCTACGCCGACGACCTGGTGGACCACTTCGACCTCGGATGGTCCGCCATGCAGCGGCGGGCCGCGCTCGAGCAGTGGAGTGACGGGTTCCTGGCGTCACTGGCGGTCGGCCACAGCGACGACCCGGTGCTCAAGGCGGTCATCGCCACGGTCACCGAGCTCGGCATCGATCACGACGATCTGCGGGCGTTCCTGCGGTCGATGGCGATGGATCTGACCGTCACGCGCTATGAGACGTACGACGATCTGTACACCTACGTCCACGGGTCGGCAGCGGTGATCGGCGCGATGATGCTGCCGGTGCTCGGTGCCCGCCACCCGGATGCCCGTGACCGTGCGATGGATCTCGGCATCGCCTTCCAGCTGACGAACTTCCTGCGCGACGTCGCCGAGGACTGGGACCGTGGCCGCATCTACCTGCCGTTGGAGGACCTCGATCGCTTCGGTGTCACCGAGGAGCACTTCGAGCGCCGTGAGGTCACACCCCAGTTGCGCCGCCTGCTGGCGTTCGAGAGCGACCGCACCCGCACGTTGTACCGTCGCGCCGAGCAGGGATGGGGGATGCTGGAGCCGCGCAGCCAGGCGTGCATCCGCATCGCGCACCGCCTGTACGGCGAGATCCTCGACCGCATCGAGGCCGCCGACTGGCAGGTGTTCAGCCGTCGCGCGTCGGTGCCGATGACGCGCAAACTCGCCGTCGCGGCCCGGGAGGTCGTCCGCCGCCCGCGACCGGTGCCGCCGACCGCCTGA
- the crtI gene encoding phytoene desaturase family protein gives MPERSPRAADDRIVVVGAGLGGLAAAVRLAVAGRAVTLLERADVPGGRAGRVTRAGFTFDTGPSVLTMPGLIAELFELAGEDMADHLQLERLDPAYRARFHDGSQLHVRGSVEAMREEVASVCGVAEADRFVAFADHLRRLYEAEYDHFIDTNFDSVLDLARPAVIARLVRLGGFRRLFPLVASHLRDWRLRRLFTFQAMYAGMSPYEALGVYAVIAYMDSIAGVYFPAGGIHAVSRALADLAVRCGVDLRLGTTVRDVEVRGGRATAVVTADDERHAAGTVVLNPDLPIAYRDLLGPRHTPRRINRLRYSPSCVVVHLGLADPLKDAAHHNIHFARDYRASFDDLLAGRMQRDPSWFLTVPTAGDPSMAPDGGAVGFYLLPAPNLHGDPLDWDAQGPREVQAAVRRLQEAGYGTPEVVVSEVVTPADWRRRGMAAGTPFAASHHFGQTGPFRPRNVAPTVDGVVFVGSGTVPGVGVPMVLVSGRLAAERVLTGRARGCA, from the coding sequence ATGCCTGAGCGCAGCCCTCGCGCCGCCGACGACCGGATCGTCGTCGTCGGCGCCGGACTCGGCGGCCTCGCCGCGGCGGTCCGCCTGGCGGTGGCGGGTCGCGCCGTGACCCTGCTGGAGCGGGCGGACGTGCCGGGCGGCCGCGCCGGACGCGTGACGCGCGCCGGGTTCACGTTCGACACGGGACCCTCGGTGCTGACGATGCCCGGGTTGATCGCGGAGCTGTTCGAGCTCGCCGGCGAGGACATGGCCGACCATTTGCAGCTCGAGCGCCTCGATCCGGCGTACCGGGCGCGCTTCCACGACGGCTCGCAGTTGCACGTGCGGGGCAGCGTGGAGGCGATGCGCGAGGAGGTCGCGTCCGTCTGCGGCGTGGCCGAGGCGGACCGGTTCGTGGCCTTCGCCGACCACCTGCGGCGCCTGTACGAGGCCGAGTACGACCACTTCATCGACACCAACTTCGATTCGGTGCTCGACCTGGCGCGACCGGCCGTGATCGCGCGCCTCGTGCGCCTCGGCGGATTCCGGCGGCTGTTCCCCCTGGTCGCCAGCCATCTGCGCGACTGGCGCCTGCGGCGCCTGTTCACGTTCCAGGCGATGTACGCCGGCATGAGCCCCTACGAGGCGCTCGGCGTCTACGCCGTCATCGCCTACATGGACAGCATCGCGGGTGTGTACTTCCCGGCCGGTGGCATCCACGCCGTGAGTCGCGCGTTGGCCGATCTGGCGGTCCGCTGCGGGGTCGACCTGCGCCTGGGCACGACCGTGCGCGATGTGGAGGTCCGCGGGGGGCGGGCGACGGCGGTCGTGACCGCTGACGACGAGCGGCACGCCGCCGGCACCGTCGTGCTGAACCCCGACCTGCCGATCGCGTACCGTGATCTGCTCGGCCCGCGGCACACACCCCGGCGCATCAACCGCCTGCGCTACTCGCCGTCGTGCGTCGTCGTGCACCTGGGACTGGCGGACCCGCTCAAGGACGCCGCGCACCACAACATCCACTTCGCCCGGGACTATCGTGCGTCGTTCGACGATCTGCTCGCCGGACGGATGCAACGCGACCCCTCGTGGTTCCTCACGGTCCCGACGGCCGGCGACCCGTCGATGGCTCCCGACGGCGGCGCGGTCGGCTTCTACCTGCTGCCCGCGCCGAACCTGCACGGCGACCCGTTGGACTGGGACGCGCAGGGTCCGCGCGAGGTGCAGGCGGCCGTGCGCCGCCTGCAGGAGGCTGGATACGGCACACCGGAGGTCGTGGTCAGCGAGGTCGTCACGCCGGCCGACTGGCGACGCCGGGGCATGGCCGCCGGCACGCCGTTCGCAGCGAGCCACCACTTCGGCCAGACCGGACCGTTCCGGCCGCGCAACGTGGCGCCGACGGTCGACGGTGTCGTCTTCGTCGGGTCGGGCACCGTCCCCGGCGTCGGCGTGCCGATGGTGCTGGTGTCGGGCAGGTTGGCGGCCGAGCGCGTGCTGACCGGGCGTGCGCGAGGGTGCGCGTGA